A single region of the Anaerolineales bacterium genome encodes:
- a CDS encoding class I SAM-dependent methyltransferase has translation MTLSPDDSDSDPLPMTQADTNAFYDAIAGDYTYFYRDWQATLEREGGALRRIFREKGGAGGIKTVLDASCGVGTQAIPLARFDFEVTAADPSPKMLAKARENAAAFGVLDDITFLTADFLSLPTKLVSGFDAVITKGNALPHLISDAEILAALRGFYSLLRPGGIVLIGMRDFDILLEDRPRFIPRHVHDEAAREVILFDLWDWRDTDPITVTFNTFIVSGKGDQWSVTRHPVLYRALRRAELEALLAEAGFADIQTQTQTWELVITGRKPE, from the coding sequence ATGACGCTCAGCCCAGACGACAGCGACTCCGACCCGCTGCCCATGACGCAGGCGGATACGAACGCCTTCTACGACGCCATTGCCGGCGATTACACCTACTTCTACCGCGATTGGCAAGCGACGCTGGAACGAGAAGGCGGGGCGCTGCGGCGCATCTTCCGCGAAAAAGGCGGGGCGGGCGGCATTAAGACCGTCCTAGACGCTTCGTGCGGGGTGGGGACACAAGCGATTCCGCTCGCCCGCTTCGATTTTGAGGTGACCGCCGCCGACCCTAGCCCAAAGATGCTGGCAAAGGCGCGGGAAAACGCCGCTGCTTTTGGGGTGTTGGACGATATCACCTTCCTCACTGCCGATTTTCTCTCCCTTCCGACAAAGCTCGTCAGCGGCTTTGATGCGGTGATCACGAAAGGGAACGCCCTTCCGCACCTGATCAGCGATGCCGAGATTCTGGCGGCGCTGCGGGGCTTTTACAGCCTCTTGCGCCCCGGCGGGATCGTCCTCATCGGGATGCGTGATTTTGATATTTTGTTAGAGGATCGTCCGCGCTTCATCCCCCGCCATGTCCATGACGAGGCAGCGCGAGAGGTGATCCTCTTTGATCTATGGGATTGGCGCGATACCGACCCGATCACCGTCACCTTCAACACCTTCATCGTCAGCGGCAAGGGTGATCAGTGGTCTGTCACCCGTCACCCCGTCCTTTACCGCGCCTTACGCCGCGCCGAACTGGAGGCGCTGCTTGCCGAGGCGGGCTTTGCCGATATTCAAACACAAACACAGACATGGGAACTTGTGATCACGGGGAGGAAACCGGAATGA
- a CDS encoding glutamate-5-semialdehyde dehydrogenase, whose product MTLQTDTRLDLAQIGQAAREAGRILAKTPTAAKNAALYAIAEALIAREGEILAANDQDMAAGQVAGMTAALLDRLSLAGGRLAAIAADVRRVAELDDPVGEVIEAQTLPNGLAIERRRTPLGVVGVIYEARPNVTVDVAALTLKTSNAAILRGGKETIHSNAILVRVIREAIQGAGLPADAIQAINDPDRRYVGDLLRLDRYVDMIIPRGGAGLHQFCRENSTIPVITGGIGICHLFVDESAKQAESLPVIFNAKTQRPSVCNALDTLLVHERVAASFIPRVVEQLGAAGVTFHLDPHALPYAGGAECCQAAGDHSWDTEWLSLVLGIKVVTDLDEAIQHIQAHSTFHSDGILTEDAENAARFLEEVDSAAVYVNASTRFTDGSQLGLGAEIAISTQKLHARGPLGLRELTSYKWVVRGAYHVRT is encoded by the coding sequence ATGACACTCCAGACGGATACCCGTCTTGATCTGGCACAGATCGGGCAGGCGGCGCGGGAAGCCGGGCGCATCCTTGCCAAGACGCCCACCGCCGCGAAAAATGCCGCCCTGTACGCCATTGCCGAGGCGCTCATCGCCCGCGAGGGGGAGATTTTGGCGGCGAATGATCAGGACATGGCAGCGGGGCAGGTGGCGGGCATGACAGCAGCCCTCTTGGATCGGCTCTCGCTTGCGGGCGGACGCCTTGCCGCCATTGCCGCCGACGTGCGAAGGGTTGCCGAACTGGATGATCCAGTGGGCGAGGTGATCGAGGCGCAGACGCTCCCCAACGGGCTGGCAATAGAACGGCGGCGGACACCCCTCGGCGTCGTTGGGGTGATCTACGAGGCGCGTCCAAACGTCACCGTCGATGTTGCCGCCCTCACACTCAAGACGAGCAACGCGGCGATCTTACGCGGCGGGAAGGAAACGATCCACAGCAACGCCATCTTGGTGCGCGTGATTCGGGAGGCGATTCAGGGCGCTGGCTTGCCCGCCGATGCGATTCAGGCGATCAACGACCCAGATCGCCGTTATGTGGGCGACCTGCTGCGCCTTGATCGCTATGTGGACATGATCATCCCACGCGGCGGGGCAGGCTTGCATCAATTCTGCCGCGAGAACAGCACGATCCCAGTGATCACGGGGGGGATCGGGATTTGTCACCTTTTTGTCGATGAATCGGCAAAGCAGGCGGAATCGCTGCCGGTCATTTTCAATGCGAAAACACAGCGCCCCTCGGTGTGCAATGCGCTGGACACGCTCCTCGTCCATGAGCGCGTGGCGGCGTCGTTCATCCCCCGTGTGGTAGAGCAGCTTGGCGCGGCGGGAGTCACCTTTCATCTTGATCCCCACGCCCTACCCTATGCCGGGGGTGCAGAGTGCTGCCAAGCTGCCGGTGACCATTCGTGGGATACGGAGTGGCTAAGTCTCGTGTTGGGGATCAAGGTTGTCACTGATCTGGACGAGGCAATTCAGCACATTCAAGCGCATAGCACCTTTCACAGCGACGGTATTCTGACCGAAGATGCCGAGAATGCCGCCCGCTTCTTAGAGGAAGTGGACTCGGCGGCGGTCTATGTGAACGCCTCGACGCGCTTCACCGATGGATCGCAGCTGGGCTTGGGGGCGGAGATCGCCATCAGCACCCAGAAACTCCATGCGCGGGGACCCTTGGGGCTTCGCGAACTGACCAGTTACAAATGGGTCGTGCGCGGCGCCTACCATGTACGGACGTAA
- a CDS encoding aminopeptidase P family protein, with translation MSALYAARLEKLYGLFGFDRAAVDVIALIGATNLAYLTGVPFEPSSRPLFAFFRPGKTPAVVIPALEFPKLEHNAPYAMEFFTWTDAEGVDVGMERAMRELRLFGNKIGVEGMKMRYAEGQLLQRHAHPVEIRNIEGWLAKLRVHKDAAEIDAMRRAIRASEAALAEIIAQVRPGMTEVQIARRLEMAQADHGGQGNAFETTVLSGAKSALPHGNTAAEPVREGEFLLFDFGTKVDGYCSDITRTFVVGTPRDELVRIYEAVLGANEAGRKAARPGVPAQEVDRAARKVIEDAGFGQYFIHRTGHGLGMDVHEEPYIREGNEILLEAGHVHTIEPGVYIPGVGGVRIEDDMWITEDGAESLTNFPRELQRIGG, from the coding sequence ATGTCCGCCCTTTATGCCGCCCGTTTGGAAAAACTGTACGGGCTGTTTGGTTTTGACCGCGCCGCTGTTGATGTGATTGCCCTTATTGGGGCAACAAACTTAGCCTACCTGACGGGTGTCCCTTTTGAACCGAGTTCGCGCCCGCTGTTTGCCTTTTTCCGTCCGGGGAAAACGCCCGCTGTCGTCATTCCCGCGCTTGAATTCCCCAAACTAGAGCATAACGCCCCATATGCGATGGAATTTTTCACATGGACAGACGCCGAGGGGGTTGATGTGGGCATGGAACGCGCCATGCGTGAACTGCGCCTGTTCGGGAACAAGATCGGTGTGGAGGGAATGAAAATGCGCTATGCCGAGGGGCAGCTTCTCCAGCGGCACGCTCACCCCGTTGAGATTCGGAATATTGAGGGATGGTTGGCGAAACTGCGCGTTCACAAAGACGCTGCTGAGATCGACGCCATGCGGCGGGCAATCCGCGCCAGCGAAGCCGCCCTTGCCGAGATCATCGCCCAGGTGCGTCCGGGCATGACGGAAGTGCAGATCGCCCGCCGTTTGGAGATGGCGCAAGCCGATCATGGCGGGCAGGGGAATGCCTTTGAAACTACTGTCTTGTCCGGGGCGAAATCTGCCCTTCCGCACGGCAACACCGCGGCTGAACCTGTCCGCGAGGGGGAATTTCTGCTCTTTGATTTTGGAACGAAGGTAGACGGCTATTGCAGCGACATTACACGCACCTTTGTGGTGGGGACGCCCCGCGATGAACTCGTGCGCATCTATGAGGCGGTGTTGGGGGCAAACGAGGCAGGGCGCAAGGCAGCCCGTCCGGGCGTCCCTGCCCAAGAAGTAGACCGCGCCGCCCGCAAGGTCATTGAGGACGCTGGCTTTGGGCAGTACTTCATCCACCGCACCGGACACGGCTTGGGGATGGACGTTCACGAAGAACCGTACATTCGGGAAGGAAATGAGATACTTCTTGAGGCGGGGCATGTCCATACCATAGAGCCGGGCGTTTACATTCCGGGCGTGGGCGGCGTGCGCATTGAGGACGATATGTGGATCACCGAGGACGGAGCGGAATCGTTGACGAACTTCCCCCGTGAATTGCAGCGTATTGGAGGCTGA